The genomic interval CCACCTATCTAGTTGCATTGCAGATATCAGATGAAGGAGGTGGTATACGAAGAAGTGGCCTTTCAAAGATTTTTACATACCTGTACAGCACTGCTAAGAATCCTCTTGAAGAAAACTATGAAGGCGTGCATCAAGGGGTGACAATGGCTGGATATGGCTATGGACTTCCAATTACTCGTCTATATGCTCGATATTTTGGAGGTGATCTTCAAATTATATCAATGGAAGGATACGGTGAGTGGTCAAAACTATATTCAGTTAACCCACTGTATTAATTCAATAGCATATGAATTCTTGATCTTCATGCCGTGACTAATATTTAACAGGAACTTTGGGCACAAATATTGCTTAATGTCCATTTAATAACTACTCTCACTGCTTCTCAACATTGTTGGTTTGCTCTTGATCTTGTTTTACAGGTACTGATGCCTATCTTCACTTGTCCCGGTTGGGAGATTCACAAGAACCTCTTCCATGAGACGTCTCATTTGATCTAACTAAAGACTCAAAGCTCTTTGGAGGACATCTCATGCTTTGccattttcctttctttatgtaaaaataatttctgATCAACCCAATTGTTCAATCAATCTTCTTGATTGATGCTTGTGTTATGTAAATTGTTGTCAAGTTTATAAGCTTTGGTTCAGTAATGTTTGGTTGCCATTATGCTTGTTTTAATACTTTGTTGGATGGGCACTTGGGTGGTATGTTTTATATAAGCATGCACAGATCTCGAGGAATGAGTGGCTGATGATTGAAGTCCTAATCGTAAGGCAATCTGGATGGTGGGTACAGGGCCAGGATTAGATAGTGGGGGTGGGGGAGTGTCTTTTTCCTGATGGGGGCCCATTTAGCGCATGGCGTTGCTGTGTGGGCCCGCCGACAGCACACGCCACCTCATACCCACTCTGGCGAAGCTATAACCCTTATCTTGTGCCGCCGGTGCAACGGATATGACTTATATTGTATAATTTCTCAATCCAACAGTGTGTCTCTACTTTGAGATTGGTGAAGGCTGTGATGTGTACTGTGTACCGCATGAAGAGGAATCAGTAATGTTTAGGCTTATTGAAAAATTCCACGGGAATGTTGTTTCGTTTTCTTCTGTATCTCGCTTTGGagccctaaaaaaaaaaaggccctTTTTGCTGTAGAAATTCCCCGGCTCTCGTTGATATGAAGGAATTTGAGCTCACTGTTTGGAGGGTGTCAATGACTGAAATGGAGTTGGTGTTTGAGTATAGTTTGAGAATGGTGTTACTGCTGTATGAGAGGAGTGGTATTGAGATGTGGATGGATTTCAGGAACTGCAAGGATGATGGGAAGCTTAGATGGAGAACGAGTGAGGTTTGGAAGGCAAAGGGAGGGAAACTGGAGTTTTAATGAAGAGTTGCTGGTGGTTCAATAGTTAGTTGTATACATGGCAGCATTGGATTAGTTGTAATAGCTGAGTTGGCTTATGTAATCCGAGTCAGCTTAAGTAGGTAATCCTGACTGTTGATTCATGTTAAGTTGTGGGGACAGAGTAATCTTTTAATCGTGACCGTTGATTTGATCCAGATACCTCTTCATCTTCAGCCATAGGATCTACTGTGATTTGATAAAGTTCATGCTATCTTGTAATCCTGGCCGTTGGTAGAAATGATATAAACTAACGGTCTGGAGGGGAACAGTTATGAATGAAGTCTTGTTTTCTGAATCTTCTTGCTTTCCTTGTTCttctgttctttttcttcttctctaaatCTAGTTTTTCTTAGTCGTTAGTGGGGAATTAATAATTGTCTTGGATTACAGCTTATCACTCGTCGAGATCGCTGCCTTTCTCGTGCTGATGCAAAATGATCACAACAATCAATACAACAAGAGCTCTTGGATTGGAACAACACTAAAACATTACAACTCAAGGGAATTTCATTACTGATTAGGAAGACATATAGAGAAAATCCATAGCAATCATAACTTAACATAAAACACAGAACACATACACAAAATCACTGCAAAATACTCTCAGATCAGAGGTTCTACACCTGGAGATCCAAGATACACATGAGCAGGGGTTCTCCACCCAATGATCACAATTCCCACCGGTATAAAGAAAAGATTGAAGTAGACAAGGAGGAGAAGAGATTCTTCCAGGCTGGTTTTCTGTTTCCCTCTTATAATTGATCTCAAGTTTCAGCTGATGGACATTACTACCCTTACTCTCTCAGTCTAACTGAAGTAACAGCAGAGGGGTAATTAATGTCATTTTCGCTTCTTCACCTGCTGACGGACGAGAATGCCCTTGACCCTTCAGTCTAACGGAAGTAACAGTTCAGGGCTAACTTATGTAAATTCCCATTTTCCATACCGCTTCATTCATATTGAAAATTACTTCCATACCCTCCCTTCTTGTGAGTACCAGACGCAACTGTAAGGGTTAACTTAAGTCATTTCCCTCCACTAGCTTCAGCagcttttcttccttttcttctctaaaTTCAGCACCTACTAATACTTAAGATTGTAACACGTGCTTCCGGTTCTCGGTTGGAAAGGTTGGGGAATTTTGTTTTGGGGAATTTTGTATGTAATTTCTGAACAAAGTCAGTCTTTTATTGTTGGTCCTTTTGATTCTTGGTTAATAATGGATGATCAATCAAGTATGAAATAAGCGActgtttttttctaattattatagaattttttattgttaatttgaaGTAGTTTTAGCATGACTTCTTAAGCATTGAAACTAATCATTCTCACAGAAAAggtgaaatttttttcaattgttatCAAGGATTAAAGAATAGATTGTGATtttcacattattaaaaattccACCGTGTGAATTGGCCTCCGGTAATGTTTATTTCCCATTGTTTTTATAGGAATTATCTTATTTATTcaaagtagttttttttttctttcagttCATTTGTATTCTTTATATAGTATTTGAGGTCAGATTAATATAGATCAAGGGCATAGTGGCAATGGCACATCCAACTGATGAACTCATATTATATCATTATGGATGATTAATTCCTTTTCGTTAACAAAGAGTATGTTTTGAGATAGTGATAATCCTTCTCATTCAATTATCATTTGCAAAATAATTGTCTGCTGTAAATGGGCAACAATTGTGGTTTACATTAGTTTATGAGGAAACAAAGTTATTATGATCTTTGAGTTCTTACCAGTTACTGGAATTCTCACTAGCAAAGTAGTGAAGTTATGCCAACTTATAGGTATTAGCATTCACCAGCCAATCTGACAGGATACTGCTTACCATTGGGATATTGTTAGAGATGATCACAACCTCATTTGTAGAATTTGGAATGAAATCAGGCCTTTCATTGACTACTGAACTGAGTTTTCATAGTGTTAAAATACTACATAATTTGTAATAGAATCCTTACTTATCCATGAACATCTTAAACATAAGCAGCCTTATCCTAAGTTCTAAAGTGTAATAAAACTTACAAACATATTGCTAATAGTCTAGACTTGTTTTAGAGATAACAAACGATAGGCAGAGCTGTGCAAGCATGATGCATAGTGAATTCACACTGAGGTGGTTGAATTCCTTTAACTAACAAACATGCAGAGTTCCGTGAGTGCTACAACTCTATGCCTAATGCAATCCAATGAAGAATGAATCATTTCTAAAACCTTTCGTGGAGCTGAGATTTGCACATGATATGATTCTGCATGAGTTCAAAATATTTGGCAATACCATGTGCTGTTATTAAAAACCATAATAGAGCTTGCCTAGGCGCTCAGACGAGACGAGGCCCTAATGCCTTAACACCCATGGGTGAGGTGCCTTCAATTAGTGTTAATTGTGATTTTAAAAATGCACATTTATAAGgaaggaaataaatttagggGACAAAAATTAGGTGCTTTACAAAAGGcacatttattaataaaaaaataaaattaagggaGAAAAActaggtaattttaaaaaaaatgcacacTTACTAATaaggaaagaaataaatttaggggAGAAAAACTAAGTGATTTTAAAAAAGACACACTTACTCATAAGgaaggaaataaatttaaagactGACTAGTTTCAATAAATTCAAGACTGACAATACATATTGGGTAAAACTATAACCAACTACCACTACAAATAAAGTAACTCTTCTATCCTTAGCCTTTTTTGGACAGGATTTCTATCTCGATATCGTCAATAAGTATTTTTCAATATCATCAAATCTTACAAAAAGACTGACTGGAATATCGAGATGAAAAGACTGACTGGAACATAAGTATTTATTTCTTACTTCATTATGTGATATGGCTTTTTGAGGGTTTAGGGAGAGcttattatgcaatttttttggagaaaaaaatccctGGACTGCAACACCCGGCTTTTGAACGAGAATGGAAAGATAAAGGGGGGAGTGAAAGCAACATTTCACAATTTTATGATATGATATTGTTTGGTATCAGTGTTCTGGCATTAGTGACTCGATTGCTGGAGAATATTGGATGGGTGGACTCCTTTTATTTATCCATTGCAACTATTACAACCATTGGTTACGGGGATATGTCCTACAAAAACACAAGGAGTAACCTCTGGACGATAAAGAATTTTTTGCTGCAGCCCAAATTGGTGCTTCGGGATATATGGAGTAggccatttatttttcttatttcactcaatttacaatttttattatttttaactaatgtcgtttaacaaattttatatttcagtgaaaatgaatatataatttatgcaTTTTGGAAAATGGGGAAGATATCAATTGAGGATATAAAAATAGCAAGACATGATTTCTAGAATGAAAAACCTATGGAACAAAAGCTGAGAATTGAAGACCTCTTTTCCAAAGATACAAAAGCGCAACGAGGCTCATTAGTAGATGCTTTAGTTTAGATTTTTGAAGGTATGTGATCCTAAGAGCTTCAAAACTTAAAGACTGACTAGTTTCAATAAATTCAAGACTGACAATACCCATTGGGTAAAACTATAAACAACTACCACTACAAATAAAGTAACTCTTCTATCCTTAGTCTTTTTTTGGCTAGGATTTCTATCTCGATATCGTCAATAAGTATTTTTCAATATCATCAAATCTTATAAAAAGACTGACTGGAATATCGAGATGAAAAGACTGACTGGAACATAAGTATTTATTTCTTACTTCATTATGTGATATGGCTTTTGAGGGTTTAGGGGAGCTTATTATGCaatttttggagaaaaatctcGGACTGCAACACCGGCTTTTGAACAGTAATGGAAAGATAAAGGGGGAGTCAAAGCAACATTTCACAATTTTATGATATGATATTGTTTGGTATCAGTGTTCTGGCATTAGTGACTCGATGGCTGGAGAATATTGGATGGGTGGACTCCTTTTATCTATCCATGGCAACTATTACAACCATCGGTTAACGGGATATGTCCTACAAAGAAACACAAGTGGggaaatcattgtagcagtgGTTCTGCTGTCTTTAGGAATTCCTAAATTTACTGAGTTGCTGTTCATGTTTAAAGGAGTAACCTCTGGACGATGAAAGAATTTTTTGCTGCAGCCCAGATTGGTGTGCTTCGGGATATATGGAGTAGgccatttattttttcttatttcactcaatttacaatttttattatttttaactaatgacgtttaacaaattttatatttcagtgaaaatgaaatatataatttatgcaTTTTGGAAAAATGGGGAAGATATCGATAAAATGAGGATATAAAAATAGCAAGACAGGATTTCTAGAATGAAAAACCTATGGAACGAAAGCTGAGGATTGAAGACCTCCTTTCCAAAGATACAAAAGCGCCACGAGGCTCATTAGATGCTTTAGTTTAGATTTTTGAAGGTATGTGATCCTAAGAGCTTCAAAACTTAAAGACTGACTAGTTATAATAAATTCAAGACTAACAATACCTATTGGGTAAAACTATAAACAACTACCACTACAAATAAAGTAACTCTTCTATCCTTAGCCTTTTTTGGACAGGATTTCTATCTCGATATCGTCAATAAGTATTTTTCAATATCATCAAATCTTATAAAAAGACTGACTGGAATATCGAGATGAAAAGACTGGCTGGAACATAAGTATTTATTTCTTACTTCATTATGTGATATGGCTTTTGAGGGTTTAGGGGAGCTTATTATGCaatttttggagaaaaatcCCGGACTGCAACACCGGCTTTTGAACAGTAATGGAAAGATAAAGGGGGCATTAGTGACTCGATGGCTGGACTCCTTTTATCTATCCATTGCAACTATTACAACCATCGGTTAcgagatatttattttttcttatttcacttaatttacaatttttattatttttaattaatgacgtttaacaaattttatgtttgagtaaaaatgaatatataatttatgcaTTTTGGAATACGGGGAAGATATCGATTGAAGATATAAAAATGGTAGgatttccaaaatgaaaaacctattgaagatataatttatgcatttttattatttctaattacTTCATTATGTGATATGactaatttcaataaatttaagactaatattttttttggttcacTAAATGTTATAGTGTGATTTGACTATCTATCTAGTTGCATTGCAGATATCAGATGAAGGAGGTGGTATATCAAGAAGTGGCCTTCCCAAAGATTTTTACATACTTTTACAGCACTGCTAAGAATCCTCTTGAAGAAAACTATGAAGGCGTGCATCAAGGGAGTAACAAAGGCTGGATATGGCTATGGACTTCCAAGTTCCAATCACTCGTCTATATGCACGATATTGTGGAGGTGATCTTCAAATTATATCAATGGAAAGGATATGGTGAGTGGTCGAAACTATATTCAGTTAGCTCACTGTATTAACTCAGTAGCATATGAATTCTTGACCTTTCGTATTGTGACTCATATATAACAGGAACTTTGGTTGCAAATATTGCTTTAATGtgcatttaaataaatcaaactacTCACTGCTTCTCAACATTGTCGGTTGGCTCTTGATCTTGTTTTG from Dioscorea cayenensis subsp. rotundata cultivar TDr96_F1 chromosome 7, TDr96_F1_v2_PseudoChromosome.rev07_lg8_w22 25.fasta, whole genome shotgun sequence carries:
- the LOC120265680 gene encoding pyruvate dehydrogenase (acetyl-transferring) kinase, mitochondrial-like codes for the protein MEYQMKEVVYQEVAFPKIFTYFYSTAKNPLEENYEGVHQGSNKGWIWLWTSKFQSLVYMHDIVEVIFKLYQWKGYGTDAYLHLSRLGDSQEPLP